From a single Halodesulfovibrio marinisediminis DSM 17456 genomic region:
- a CDS encoding CNNM domain-containing protein gives MFELITAVTFSIVVSATCSITEAILYALPWSHIERLRSSGSKAGTLLFKLRSDVERPITAILTLNTVANTAGATIAGAAFTKVYGAEYMPYFAIGFTVSILIFSEILPKTIGVSYASQLSRFIARPLNFLVFSLTPIIYICSWMTRKLTPSEKGPKATEDDILAIVSLSRRAGQIESSEEVSIKNILSLDLKHVNDVMTPRTVTFTLPVDFTVKEAQQQLDLNNYSRIPVYAEDNEDIVGVVMRRYIYEELASGRTETRLSELMRPVHFVLDSVTLDKVLRNFLERRDHLFVAVDEYGGVSGVVSLEDVLEEILGKEIVDETDRVDDMQLLARKKRKQLGKRKLIKR, from the coding sequence CATTTTCAATCGTTGTTTCGGCTACATGCTCTATTACCGAGGCTATTTTATACGCTCTTCCGTGGAGTCACATTGAACGACTTCGCAGCTCAGGCTCCAAGGCTGGTACACTGCTTTTTAAACTTCGCAGTGATGTTGAACGACCTATCACAGCCATTCTTACACTGAACACCGTTGCAAACACTGCTGGTGCTACGATAGCTGGTGCTGCCTTCACTAAAGTCTACGGCGCAGAATACATGCCGTACTTTGCTATCGGTTTTACCGTCAGCATCCTAATTTTTTCAGAGATTCTGCCTAAAACTATCGGAGTTTCATACGCCTCCCAACTAAGCAGGTTTATTGCAAGACCACTAAACTTTCTGGTTTTTTCGCTCACTCCTATCATTTATATTTGCTCATGGATGACACGCAAGCTTACACCTTCGGAAAAGGGCCCTAAAGCCACTGAAGATGACATCCTTGCCATCGTGAGCCTTTCACGGCGCGCAGGGCAAATCGAATCAAGCGAAGAAGTATCAATCAAAAACATTTTGTCACTCGATCTCAAGCACGTAAATGACGTTATGACACCACGTACCGTAACATTTACCCTGCCTGTAGATTTTACGGTAAAAGAAGCACAGCAACAGCTGGATTTGAATAATTACAGCCGCATTCCTGTATATGCAGAAGACAACGAAGATATCGTAGGCGTTGTAATGCGCCGCTATATTTACGAAGAGCTTGCATCCGGCCGTACAGAAACCAGACTTTCTGAACTGATGCGCCCTGTGCACTTTGTGCTCGATTCCGTCACACTTGATAAGGTGCTGAGAAACTTCCTTGAACGCAGGGACCATCTCTTTGTTGCCGTTGATGAATACGGTGGCGTAAGCGGTGTTGTTTCGCTTGAGGATGTGCTTGAGGAAATTCTCGGCAAAGAAATTGTGGACGAAACTGACCGTGTCGATGACATGCAACTTCTTGCAAGAAAGAAAAGAAAACAGCTGGGTAAGAGAAAATTGATCAAGCGCTAA
- a CDS encoding cytochrome c maturation protein CcmE — protein sequence MAKKNGKSVYIAALLLFLGGIGYLLFSGFSQNSVYFLEVSEALAMKPDQLGSARLFGTVKAGEIKRHEEGLGVTFILEDAKDKKLVLPVVYKGAVPDTFKAGAEVIVEGNIDDATKAFQARTLMTKCPSKYEKKNRE from the coding sequence ATGGCAAAGAAAAACGGCAAAAGCGTCTACATTGCTGCCCTGCTTCTTTTTTTAGGAGGCATCGGGTATCTGCTTTTCTCCGGTTTTTCACAAAACAGCGTATACTTCCTGGAAGTTTCTGAAGCTTTGGCAATGAAACCGGACCAGCTTGGTTCTGCCCGTCTTTTCGGTACTGTTAAGGCAGGAGAGATCAAGCGTCATGAGGAGGGTCTGGGCGTCACCTTCATTCTTGAAGATGCTAAAGACAAGAAGCTTGTATTGCCTGTTGTATACAAGGGTGCTGTACCGGACACATTTAAAGCCGGTGCTGAAGTCATTGTTGAAGGTAACATTGACGACGCCACAAAGGCGTTTCAAGCCCGTACACTTATGACTAAATGTCCGTCGAAGTACGAAAAGAAAAATAGGGAATAA
- a CDS encoding heme lyase CcmF/NrfE family subunit, producing the protein MHLLAFLLLVASLLFAIGFGAVAALQIWQGRSTLLHWIEKSQMMITTLITVSSFILLWALVNFDFSNYYVSSYTSLDLPLFYRITAFWAGQAGSLLFWAWSVALCGIIFLYTNAYRALSDGTKMWFWMLFLTFIGFFLFLLTTWSNPFTLISPVPADGNGLNPLLQNPGMIFHPPLLFLGYGGFTIPSCLALAQALNRSQHEEASWTDASRNMILFAWLTLTAGIILGCWWSYMELGWGGYWAWDPVENASLIPWLVGSAFLHTSVIESRRGKLHRTNTFLVALTTISAVFATYLVRSGVVESLHAFGDGGVGTPLLIFIIFFTALSLFASVTSKNPKAKPMAELFSREGLLLVTAWFLIALGVIILIATMWPVFSKFFTSNPQGLEQDFYNKVCMPLAAIISVLLMICPWMKWKGGVKSSMMLSTITGVFIATGVGMYIAGYQIPVSILAVGSAAGCIAGIIMLFATDASVRKSNRAIGAYGVHVGVALIVIGIAFSGPYKQEIQTQLSRGGTATLEEYTFKYKELYEGEAVEYIFLQAEIDVFEGDKYLGTLEPQRRIYKKFGNNRTFAEVSIIPSLGEELYSSLLGADAKGNISVTLSIEPMVNWFWIGGTLMCLFPFIGFTRFRKSEKVTDAA; encoded by the coding sequence ATGCATCTCTTAGCATTCTTGCTGCTTGTGGCGTCTTTGCTGTTTGCCATTGGCTTCGGCGCAGTTGCTGCATTGCAGATTTGGCAGGGACGCTCTACCCTGCTGCACTGGATCGAAAAATCACAGATGATGATCACAACACTCATCACTGTGAGTTCTTTCATTCTTCTCTGGGCGCTGGTTAACTTTGATTTCTCAAACTACTACGTATCAAGTTACACCAGTCTCGATCTTCCACTCTTCTACCGCATAACCGCCTTCTGGGCTGGGCAGGCAGGCTCATTACTGTTCTGGGCATGGTCTGTGGCTTTATGCGGCATCATTTTCCTTTACACTAACGCGTATAGAGCGCTTTCAGACGGCACAAAAATGTGGTTCTGGATGCTCTTCCTTACGTTTATCGGTTTCTTTTTATTCTTGTTAACCACTTGGTCCAACCCGTTTACACTTATCAGCCCAGTTCCGGCTGACGGTAACGGCTTGAACCCGCTGTTGCAGAACCCGGGTATGATTTTCCACCCGCCACTTCTGTTCCTCGGCTACGGTGGTTTCACAATTCCTAGCTGTCTTGCTCTTGCACAGGCTCTCAACAGAAGCCAGCATGAAGAAGCCAGTTGGACTGACGCATCCCGCAACATGATTCTGTTTGCATGGCTTACCCTTACCGCAGGTATTATCCTCGGTTGCTGGTGGTCATACATGGAACTCGGCTGGGGTGGTTACTGGGCATGGGACCCTGTAGAAAACGCATCACTTATCCCTTGGCTCGTAGGGTCTGCATTCCTGCACACCTCCGTTATTGAGTCACGCAGGGGTAAGCTGCACAGAACCAACACCTTCCTTGTTGCGCTCACAACTATCTCTGCTGTGTTTGCAACCTACCTTGTGCGTAGCGGTGTTGTTGAGTCCTTGCATGCATTTGGTGACGGTGGCGTTGGAACCCCACTGCTCATCTTTATTATCTTCTTTACCGCATTGTCCCTGTTTGCATCTGTAACCAGCAAAAACCCGAAAGCTAAGCCAATGGCTGAACTCTTCAGCCGCGAAGGCCTGCTTCTGGTTACTGCATGGTTCCTTATTGCACTTGGCGTTATCATCCTCATTGCTACAATGTGGCCAGTATTCTCCAAGTTCTTTACAAGCAACCCTCAGGGACTTGAACAAGACTTCTATAACAAAGTCTGTATGCCTCTGGCAGCAATCATCTCCGTACTGCTGATGATCTGTCCTTGGATGAAATGGAAAGGCGGCGTTAAAAGCAGCATGATGCTCAGCACCATTACCGGTGTATTTATCGCTACCGGTGTGGGCATGTATATTGCCGGATACCAAATTCCTGTTTCCATCCTTGCTGTAGGCTCTGCTGCCGGCTGTATCGCCGGAATCATTATGCTTTTCGCTACAGATGCTTCTGTACGTAAAAGCAATCGTGCCATCGGTGCATACGGTGTTCACGTCGGTGTGGCGCTTATCGTTATCGGTATCGCGTTCTCAGGCCCGTACAAGCAGGAGATTCAGACTCAACTCAGTCGTGGCGGAACAGCTACTCTTGAGGAATACACCTTCAAATACAAAGAGCTTTATGAAGGTGAAGCAGTAGAATACATCTTCCTGCAAGCTGAAATTGACGTCTTCGAAGGCGACAAATATCTCGGCACCCTTGAGCCTCAGCGCCGCATTTACAAAAAATTCGGTAATAACAGGACATTCGCAGAAGTATCCATTATCCCGTCTCTTGGCGAAGAACTCTACTCTTCTCTTTTAGGGGCTGACGCAAAAGGTAACATTTCTGTCACCTTGAGTATTGAACCAATGGTTAACTGGTTCTGGATTGGTGGTACGCTCATGTGTCTCTTCCCGTTCATCGGGTTCACCAGATTCCGCAAATCTGAAAAGGTAACGGATGCTGCTTAA
- a CDS encoding ABC transporter ATP-binding protein yields MLLKLDKVAKFYGNRLIIKDVSCTVEPGTVTILAGPNGAGKSTLLKIMAGLSEPTAGKVELTVENDNIGYVGHQTFIYPDLSAIENLAFWSSLHGQKSDEKTLLAALDRVELKRFAFERAGCFSRGMAQRLNLARVFLLQPSLILLDEPGTGLDVRSMNILHNEIAAAKERGAGLVWISHSVASDLVRADKVLAIRDKKVEYFGDAKGYTPEAVC; encoded by the coding sequence ATGCTGCTTAAACTGGACAAGGTTGCTAAGTTTTATGGCAACCGTCTGATCATCAAGGATGTTTCCTGCACGGTGGAACCGGGTACAGTAACAATACTGGCCGGCCCTAACGGTGCGGGCAAATCAACCTTACTCAAGATAATGGCAGGTCTTTCCGAGCCGACAGCCGGAAAGGTAGAGCTTACGGTAGAAAACGACAACATCGGATACGTAGGGCACCAAACCTTCATTTATCCCGACTTGTCAGCCATTGAGAACTTGGCATTCTGGTCTTCCCTTCACGGGCAGAAGAGTGACGAGAAAACACTGCTTGCCGCACTCGACCGTGTAGAGCTTAAACGCTTTGCATTTGAGCGCGCAGGTTGTTTCTCACGCGGTATGGCGCAGCGTTTGAACCTTGCCCGTGTATTTTTGCTTCAGCCTTCCCTTATCCTGCTTGATGAGCCGGGGACAGGACTCGATGTTCGTTCTATGAACATCCTGCATAACGAAATTGCTGCTGCAAAAGAGCGCGGTGCAGGGCTTGTGTGGATCAGCCACTCCGTTGCATCCGACCTTGTACGCGCAGACAAAGTACTCGCTATCCGTGACAAGAAAGTTGAGTACTTTGGGGATGCTAAGGGATACACACCGGAGGCGGTATGTTAA
- a CDS encoding heme exporter protein CcmB, whose amino-acid sequence MLKAAVSIAAKDLKLVLARGTGLIQALLLGLLLIFVFSLSQQIGEKMSAQAAAAIFWLASVFCQVLVFNTLFSLEEQNGARFGLLLSPAPVQAIWIGKALGGFALLLCAQAVFLPATIVFLGQSVSDLWHIGLAMLLAIDLGLILLGALLGALSQGQAAKESLLSIILFPLLIPILLAGVRVGSAAFSGIIPEGFGDWLGIACAFDALFGAAGLLLFGYIYSGEE is encoded by the coding sequence ATGTTAAAAGCTGCTGTTTCCATTGCTGCAAAAGACCTGAAACTTGTGCTCGCACGAGGAACAGGACTTATTCAAGCGCTTCTACTCGGCTTACTGCTTATCTTTGTATTCAGTTTGTCCCAACAGATCGGTGAAAAAATGAGTGCACAGGCTGCTGCTGCCATCTTCTGGCTGGCATCAGTATTCTGTCAGGTACTTGTCTTTAATACATTATTCAGTCTAGAAGAACAGAACGGCGCACGCTTCGGTCTACTCCTTTCCCCTGCTCCTGTGCAGGCGATATGGATAGGCAAAGCCCTCGGCGGATTTGCTCTTCTGTTATGTGCACAAGCAGTATTCTTACCGGCAACTATTGTATTCTTAGGTCAATCCGTATCCGACTTATGGCATATCGGACTGGCAATGCTTCTTGCCATTGACCTTGGATTAATATTGCTCGGTGCGCTGCTCGGTGCGCTTTCTCAGGGACAGGCTGCAAAAGAGTCCTTACTCTCTATCATCCTGTTCCCGTTGCTTATTCCTATTCTCCTCGCAGGGGTGCGTGTTGGTTCTGCCGCGTTTTCCGGTATCATTCCGGAAGGCTTCGGCGACTGGCTGGGCATTGCCTGTGCATTTGATGCGCTGTTTGGCGCCGCAGGGCTTCTACTCTTCGGCTACATCTACAGCGGCGAAGAATAA